The following DNA comes from Magnolia sinica isolate HGM2019 chromosome 18, MsV1, whole genome shotgun sequence.
tatatatatatatatcagtgtgtgtgtgtgcacgtgcgcACGCGCACGGGAGAGGTGGGAATGGTTTTATGCGGTGTGGGCCCTGCAGTGATGCGTGTCGAATATCtacccatcagttagatgcaacaTTCTACGGTGggcttgggcttaaaaatcaagtcaatccatgacttgtgtgagagaggagttaccctcccattaaaatattcataatcatttgttgggcctccCAAGATGtagtttacaaatccagcccatccatcatgtgtggcccacttggatgaggggtcagaccaagtttcagacacatccaaatttcatgtgggccccacctagtgcttttatatgttttatgaatgtcttcacatgattttaaatggtatgggccacctgagttccatgtaacgatgctttttgggatatcccataatttaaaggggacaaccatttatatatatatatatatacccaactTACTATCACAAGTAATAGTGGTCACTTTCAAAAGTTACCAAGTACACAACTTCAAATGTCTCACACGTGTATACGATCCTACTTTAGTTCAAACAGATacaatcatctggtgggccacacttgtacatTGAATTTGAATAGTTTGTGATCAATTTTTTCTTGACTGTTCGTTTATTCTGTACAAGTATGGCTCATGTGAGATAGTTCAATCTTACAGACATCGAATCCACACTGTTGGGTTTGCAACGAACGGCTACGATCTTGCACAAGAGAGAGATTCTTCACCTTTGCTACTCAGAACCCAAGCCAATATGCCGAAGAAGATGGTTTATATCTAGGAAATGATCATGATCGTCGGTGGTGGTCCTTTCTGgctgcatccaccgtccatctatgcTCATAATCATCCCCTTGTTCTCATCTTGTCTCCAATGTGGGGGCACCAAATGGTGATCCTTCAAGAAATCACAGGCCTTGTTCACCAATGCTGGGTCCCGCCCACTCGCCAGCACAAATCTCTGCCCTTTTCCATGGTACCTATTTCCATTTTGAACCCAAACCGTTGATTAGGATTTCCACAATAATCACAACTAAACGTACGTGTATGAGATCTCAACCGTATATCAGTTGGGCCCCACTCTAGATGGgatatatcccaaaaatcaatccaGTTTGCTTTTCACTATCACAGTCATGAAAAATTATCCACTGTTCACCATATGGCCAAGtaaatcaatggttggatttcATGTTTGTATAGCACAAGCAGGAGAACTGATCACATACAGGcaaggtaccacaacttgtggtactgCACCATCTTTCCCGCTTCCAAGTACATACGTACCGTGCAAAACGGTAGGTCCTGCAACAACATCATCTGGGATAAGAATCAGATCGTTCggctcatcaggtaggccacactgtcTGATTTCATGGACAACCGGCGATCTTGCTTAACAttcaggtgtgccccacctagtGATCTGATCATCCTGATTTTCAAGACAGGTGATCTTCATGCTGGGGCCTACAGTTTTCACGGTACTGATGTCATATAAAAAGTGCCATGTTGGCAGGAAGGTATGGCACGACAAGTTGTAGCGACTCGAATTTTGAGTTTTGTGGCAATGTAGCGACTCAGCTCAtgaaaccgagttgactcggagaAGGAAGAGATTCCAGCTTATCGGAATGACCTGGAGAGTAACTATACACCAAAATTCAATGTATAAGATGTATTTACTACTCAATCGGAGCACATGCCATTTGCTCTCAACGTCTAATCAATGACCAAATGACATTGACTAGATGTTGCCAACCATCCAAGCCATTGACaatggaaacggattagctactcaccCCGTCATCAGCCcggtggttggtggtcggtgctctgggggccccaccatgatgtatgtgtttcatccatgccgtccatctattttgatagaccATTTTATGGTACGAAACAAAAaacatgaggtatatcccaatctcaagtggaccacattacacgtagaccattaaaaactttttaagggccataaaagttttggatcaagctgatatttttttttccttcatctgggtctgtacgacctaatcaacatatggatgtcaaataaacagtacggtgggccttcgaaggattttaatggtggatatccaatcactattgttttcctgtggtgtggtccacccgagatttatatccctctcatttttaggatcaagccctaaaatgatctgtaaaaatggatgaacggaatggatgaaacacatacatcatggtggggcccacagagcaccgattggctgatggcaggggggaTTAGCCAAATTTGCTTGGGTGGCATTAAGGCATATACACGGACTTTCGGTGTATATACAGATCCCACCGGATACAGCCACATAACCCGAAACGGGCCGATACGACCCGGTTTGAGCGATCCTTCACATAGAATCAGTAAAAATGGCGATCATACCCGTCGAGCATATGCAAGTGGGCCTCCAAGTTATGGAAGCAAGACAGATCGTTGGTTTCCTTCAAGAAGGGCGAATGCTTGTGATCGAGCGCCAGCTCTACTCCCACGTGGCTATAGCTCCATGGGAACCCCTCTGCGAACCGTCGGATCAGCTCCGGCACATGCTCGTTGATGAATATGCCCGGCACCTTAGGGACCGAATCATGGACGTTCACCACTCTCAGGACCTTGACTCCGAGACCCTCTAACCGTTCCTTGAACCGCACGTTCCCAACTCGGGGCCCCGAGAACGATAACACACATACGGGTATGACCTGCCCGTCTTCGGTCACGTTCAGACCCGTCTCGACCACATCGTAAGCGCTCAAAATAGCCAGTGCACTGCCCAAGCTATGGCCCGTGATCGTGATGCTCAGTTCATCGTTCGGATACCGTTGGATCAATCGCTTCACTTCTGTTAAGATCTGCTCCCTGGCGGAGAATTTACAAAATCTGCACCCTTCATCTTTGTCCGTATACAGATTAACGAACCCGGATTCAACTTTGACCGTTGGATCAGGGCAGGGGATCCCCTCCGATGAGATGGGCCGTAGAATGTCCATCAGGTCCGCGACCCACTCGAGATAAGTGACCGTTCCTCTCCAGGCGATCATGATATCCCGTCGGCCAAGGTGGGCCGTGGCATCGTCAGAAGAAACTGCCACGTACCCCATCCAGTTGGCATTCCGGCTCCACATGTTTGGCCTCAGTGATTTCTTGAAGAAGTTGGGGAGATTGATGTTGGATGTAGCGTAGAGATATCTCGTGATCTCGTAGCCGCAGTGGACCATCCCCAAGCTATCAAAGAACATCCGACGGTTGAATTTGCAGCAGCCGCAGTACTTTGAGTAGGGATCGTAATCGAACGCATCGTAGCATGCCTGGGCCATCTCGCCATACCGGATGAGCTCCGACCGCAGGAGCAGATCGATGGGATCCAGCATCCCGGCCCAGTCATCCTGACCGTGGATCTCGCGCCACGTGTCTGCCAGTCGCTTCTCGGGTCCTTGGGCCAGCGTGGTATCAtcccctcctccctctctctcgagCTCTGTGATTATCGACGATAGGGAACCGTCGGTCTTCGAATCTGAGACCGCGTTCACGACCAGCGGCGCCGTCGTCGTGAGCCGTCCGATCTTTGGGCCTGGATTTCGGGATGGTCGGCCGAAAAATCGCGTCGGACGTGCGTTTTTCGGTTGGAAGGAATTCTGCCAGTCTGCATTCAAGGGCAGTTTCGTCTTTGCCAGAGTAATGGCCATGGATTAGTCTAGATGGGACGGATGGGGAGAATGACGAAATGGTATTGATGGCGAGCATGGTTAGTGGAATTTataaggggaacggattaggtgagacctcggatccaccgaggtgggtgggaccctgactttggggctcacagtgatgtatgtgccttaaatcaaCGCTGTCCaattattttgaaagctcatttcagggcatgatccgaaaaatgaagtagatccaaatcgtATGTGGACCATACTGCATGAAACAGTAgttattgaatccccaccattaaaaatttcataggggcACCGGAACGTtttttgccatacaacctgtagataaggtcacaaagatctggacgaagaggccacacaaatatcagcttgatccgcccacgagaaatttttaatggtcgattaccactgtttcctgtattatggtccaattgagatttggagctggtttattttttggattatgctattaaaatgagatttcaatacggctggacggtgtggatgtagtcacatacattacagtgtcCCACAGTCAGAGGTCACCTAGTCCGCTCCCATGTATAATTGTtgttggaggtgggcccacacaaggGACAGAACGAGAATTAAAAACGTGCAATAGTTTAAAGATATATCCGTGAAGATACATCCATATGATGATAGGTAAAAGTCTCCCGTGGATATCTTTTGAAAGAAAGCTGCGGAGGTGAGGGGAGGGTTCCAGAGACTACTCAGTATTCATggacggggattgcgtcctaccctgacTGGaccgtaatccgtccgggcagggttctgtggggcccaccgtgatggaagtgttttatccacgacgttcatcacTTTTCTTGTATCATTTAAGGCATAAACTTagaaatgaagcaggtccacagctccaatggaccacaccaaaggaagctgcattgataatgacactcaccgttccTTTTTAAGAGCCACCGTtatgtttttttaccatacagcctattcaaaaggtcatgtagacttacacgaagtgaaaacaaaaatatcagctttgatccgaaacttctccagcttcaagaagtttttaatggtgaatattcaatCCCTAATTTATGTGCAGTTAAGCCATGGACCTAGCTCATGTTTtggctcatacattaaaatgatacgATAAACAcgatgaacggtgcggataaaacacttacattacggtgggtcccacagagccctgcccgcccGGGGTAGggtgcaatccgcgtccattcacACGCGAGGGGAttgtaagggcgtgtttgggcgttgggattggaagggattcggtgggatgggattcaaaaaacataattacccTATTGCCAAATGGGATAAGAATAactccatgctttgttggtaatccggtggtacattgaatgaatatactaACCATCATTCTaagttattgagaataacacacatgtgttatatctagaccgttcatttgttttgtaacctcattttatggcatgggcctaaaaatgaggtagatctaaaacttatatagccccattgaagttttcaacggtaagtattcaatccctgttgctttctatggtggggtccacttgagctttagattaacctaattttttggcccatgctctaaaataatctcaaaaaatgggtggacggtgtggatctaacctacacatcatagtgggacctacgcaacttgctaacattgagtgaaattggcatgggacccaatgcaattccatcgacagcttttccatcctccccaaacatggagtggaattggcacgggaccagatgcaattccatcccacctgatcccttctaatcccagtgCCTAAACACGCCCTAAGCAGATTGGCTGTTGTATCACACactaccgacctggctggtgtgggtacgtgtagTTTGAagacgggaaacggattggctactccccctgccaccagcctggtggtcggtgctctgtgggcccccgtgatgcatatgtttcatccatttttacacataattttagggcttcatcccaaaaaagcgagagggatataaatctcaggtgggccgaaACACAAGAGaacaatagtggttggatatccatcgttaaaatcttcctaaagccaattatactgtttatttgacatctagtcTATTGATTAAATCATACCGACCAGgtgaaaggaagaaaaataaagatcacattgatccgaaacttttatggccctagcatgtttttaatggtcaatgctgATTCAAcaatatttcctgtaatgtggtccacttgagattggggtgtaccttatttttggtctcacatctataaaaatagaaggacagaatagatgaaacacatgcattatgatggggcccatatagcTCGTGGTCAGCAGCAACTAATCCGATTCCAACCGtgtgaggttcaccatgatttacatattttatccactcaatctacccattttatcaaataattttagTTCATAAGTCTAAAAATTAAATACATACAAATTTCACATGATCTAGATAAGAGAAAGCAgtgtaaattaaatatttattatTGAAAAATTACTGGAGAGTCACAAAAGTTGTGGATCactattatatttgttttttcccttcatccatgaatTATGGTcctgtgaacaagttggatgacaaataaacattattataaACCTTttaaagatttcaacagtggaaatcattattccc
Coding sequences within:
- the LOC131233413 gene encoding phospholipase A1-Igamma1, chloroplastic, whose amino-acid sequence is MAITLAKTKLPLNADWQNSFQPKNARPTRFFGRPSRNPGPKIGRLTTTAPLVVNAVSDSKTDGSLSSIITELEREGGGDDTTLAQGPEKRLADTWREIHGQDDWAGMLDPIDLLLRSELIRYGEMAQACYDAFDYDPYSKYCGCCKFNRRMFFDSLGMVHCGYEITRYLYATSNINLPNFFKKSLRPNMWSRNANWMGYVAVSSDDATAHLGRRDIMIAWRGTVTYLEWVADLMDILRPISSEGIPCPDPTVKVESGFVNLYTDKDEGCRFCKFSAREQILTEVKRLIQRYPNDELSITITGHSLGSALAILSAYDVVETGLNVTEDGQVIPVCVLSFSGPRVGNVRFKERLEGLGVKVLRVVNVHDSVPKVPGIFINEHVPELIRRFAEGFPWSYSHVGVELALDHKHSPFLKETNDLSCFHNLEAHLHMLDGYHGKGQRFVLASGRDPALVNKACDFLKDHHLVPPHWRQDENKGMIMSIDGRWMQPERTTTDDHDHFLDINHLLRHIGLGSE